From Dreissena polymorpha isolate Duluth1 unplaced genomic scaffold, UMN_Dpol_1.0 chrUn007, whole genome shotgun sequence, the proteins below share one genomic window:
- the LOC127863389 gene encoding uncharacterized protein LOC127863389: MATFSQSTVDKGSDSFTDFCCSSCLEHKIDQWADFYCNNCQKFYCAKCLKPHGQLFGKHVTYGRGDTSKWPVLKEVEDFLQKCDLHEDKRLEMFCNDHSQLCCTNCAFLNHRQCAKVTLISESVKGPPPDLQQVSRKIQTILETLKKLENDWNTNMQSFQVLYSKQLDEIRQTRQKINTTLDKIEKNTIKELDDKMTTLKASLKTDLDNCSKLKNELKQLSGAIHDIVDKGKAELAFIASKKSLEKIMQSETYLKVNAVQAERLVTFQADTHIEQFVSTLSGLGKIVLGDQDQVFTVQGKSEYNVVIPSDSFFCDITAICVLSSNQILVADHYNKCVRLLDQQYKVVAHCDLNADPNDMCQITPSEVAVTVNKYETHAVQFVSVNGGHLVMGRKLQFQHECYGIAHYQKDLYLTSGNALYKYSMRGDFIKKLYEDTSGKLTVWKCAVNPTGDKIFVTNLDHHKVLTLARDGTVLFTFTDPDLKWPCGIHVTAQGQVLVCGGTSNNLMQLDGEGRKKLATLATNRDGLSYPRSICYNRGTASIIVGGTKIIVFNVQ, translated from the exons ATGGCGACCTTTTCTCAGTCAACTGTGGATAAAGGATCTGATTCATTTACAGACTTTTGTTGTTCATCGTGTCTAGAGCACAAAATTGACCAGTGGGCAGACTTTTACTGTAATAACTGTCAAAAATTTTATTGTGCAAAATGTTTAAAACCCCATGGTCAGTTGTTTGGAAAACATGTGACATATGGAAGGGGAGACACAAGTAAGTGGCCAGTGTTAAAGGAAGTGGAGGATTTCCTTCAGAAATGTGACCTTCATGAAGACAAACGTTTAGAAATGTTCTGcaatgaccacagtcagctgtgctgcactaATTGTGCTTTCCTCAATCACAG ACAATGTGCTAAAGTAACCCTGATATCTGAGTCAGTCAAAGGACCTCCACCAGATTTGCAGCAAGTATCAAGAAAGATCCAAACTATTCTGGAGACTCTGAAGAAACTGGAAAACGATTGGAACACCAACATGCAGTCTTTTCAGGTCTTATACAGCAAACAATTAGATGAAATACGTCAAACACgccagaaaataaatacaactttagACAAGATTGAAAAGAACACCATAAAAGAGCTAGATGATAAGATGACCACTCTGAAAGCTTCTCTCAAGACTGATTTGGACAATTGCAGCAAGCTTAAAAATGAACTAAAACAACTCAGTGGTGCCATTCATGATATTGTTGATAAGGGCAAAGCAGAACTTGCATTTATTGCAAGTAAGAAAAGTCTGGAAAAAATTATGCAGTCTGAAACTTATCTGAAGGTGAATGCAGTTCAGGCAGAAAGGTTAGTGACATTCCAGGCTGACACTCATATTGAACAGTTTGTCTCTACACTGTCAGGCCTGGGGAAGATTGTGCTAGGTGACCAAGATCAGGTATTCACTGTGCAAGGAAAGTCAGAGTATAATGTGGTAATACCAAGTGATTCGTTTTTCTGTGATATCACTGCCATCTGTGTTCTCTCCAGTAATCAGATCCTTGTAGCAGATCATTATAATAAATGTGTTAGGCTACTAGATCAGCAATACAAGGTGGTGGCACACTGTGATTTAAATGCTGATCCAAATGACATGTGTCAAATCACACCAAGTGAAGTAGCTGTTACTGTCAATAAGTACGAGACACATGCGGTCCAGTTTGTCTCAGTGAATGGTGGGCACCTGGTTATGGGCAGAAAGCTACAGTTTCAACATGAATGCTATGGTATTGCTCATTATCAGAAGGACCTGTATCTCACCTCTGGCAACGCACTTTACAAGTATTCTATGAGAGGAGACTTTATAAAAAAACTGTATGAGGATACATCAGGCAAATTGACAG TATGGAAGTGTGCAGTGAATCCAACAGGTGACAAGATATTTGTCACCAACCTTGACCATCACAAGGTCCTCACCCTGGCCAGAGATGGTACAGTACTCTTTACCTTTACAGACCCAGACCTAAAATGGCCATGTGGTATTCATGTGACAGCTCAGGGACAGGTGCTGGTTTGTGGAGGGACATCCAACAATCTCATGCAGCTGGATGGTGAAGGCAGGAAGAAGCTGGCAACTCTTGCTACCAATAGGGATGGACTTAGTTACCCAAGGTCAATCTGCTACAACAGAGGCACAGCCTCAATCATTGTGGGTGGCACCAAAATCATAGTTTTTAACGTACAATAG